In Paracoccaceae bacterium Fryx2, a single genomic region encodes these proteins:
- a CDS encoding IS5 family transposase — MAQMGFFDLSDRYASLDAKRDPLVEIDAVVPWEEFRPALERVWRKPVADRKSRAGRKPIDAVLMFKTLVLSALYNLSDDQIEYQVRDRLSFMRFLGLGLGDRVPDAKTVWLYRDALAQAGKVEELFGLFDGHLARRGYIARGGQILDASIVPVPRNHNTRDENATIKKGEVPEDWADKPAKRVQKDVDARWTKKHGKSHYGYKNHVNVDRTHKLVRRYHVTDAAVHDSQAVDHLLMQGNTGSGVWADAAYRSEEMEAKLRALKLKSHIHRKGNRGKPLTDQAKGSNRTKSTVRVRVEHIFGAQANDMGGTLVRTIGLVRAKAKVGMKNLAYNMRRLGQLGRINPHPA, encoded by the coding sequence ATGGCGCAGATGGGTTTTTTCGATCTTTCGGACCGTTACGCGAGCCTCGATGCCAAAAGGGATCCGCTGGTCGAAATTGATGCCGTCGTGCCGTGGGAGGAGTTTCGTCCGGCTCTTGAGCGGGTCTGGCGCAAGCCTGTTGCGGATCGCAAGTCCCGCGCGGGGCGCAAGCCGATAGATGCGGTGCTGATGTTCAAGACGCTGGTTCTGAGCGCGCTTTACAACCTGTCGGATGATCAGATCGAATATCAGGTCCGCGACCGGCTTTCCTTTATGCGCTTCCTGGGGTTGGGCCTTGGTGACCGGGTGCCCGACGCCAAGACGGTGTGGCTGTATCGCGATGCGCTGGCGCAGGCCGGCAAGGTGGAGGAGTTGTTCGGGTTGTTTGACGGTCATTTGGCGCGGCGGGGCTACATTGCGCGCGGCGGTCAGATCCTGGACGCCTCCATCGTGCCGGTGCCGCGCAATCACAACACGCGCGATGAAAACGCAACGATCAAGAAGGGCGAGGTCCCCGAGGATTGGGCTGATAAGCCAGCGAAACGGGTGCAAAAGGATGTGGACGCACGTTGGACGAAAAAGCACGGCAAGAGCCACTACGGCTACAAGAACCATGTGAATGTGGACCGCACGCATAAGCTGGTCCGGCGCTACCACGTCACCGACGCCGCTGTGCATGACAGCCAGGCAGTGGATCATCTGCTGATGCAGGGCAACACCGGGTCTGGCGTGTGGGCGGATGCTGCTTATCGGTCCGAGGAGATGGAGGCCAAACTCCGCGCCTTAAAACTGAAAAGCCACATCCACCGCAAGGGCAATCGGGGCAAGCCGCTGACCGACCAGGCCAAGGGCAGCAACCGCACCAAATCCACCGTGCGGGTCCGGGTTGAGCACATCTTCGGCGCGCAGGCCAACGACATGGGCGGCACCCTGGTGCGCACCATCGGCTTGGTGCGGGCGAAGGCCAAAGTCGGCATGAAGAATCTCGCCTACAACATGCGCCGCCTCGGCCAACTGGGTCGCATCAACCCGCACCCAGCCTGA
- a CDS encoding diguanylate cyclase: MNRTDDEQGRLAALLRYEVLDTGPEEEFDIASELARSIFAVPMAAIVLIDRTRLWFKSRPGLLIAHTPRETSFCAQTIRQMGVMVIEDAANDPRFRNNPFVTGSPGIRCYMGAPLTTPDGYNVGTFCILDTIPRDFSDIDREVMAGLARLTVSHLELRMISNEDVQTGATSRRGFLKVLDDELEKCRRYRLAASLVVFDIDRLGELNAAHGQAAANAVIAAAAKAVRDVLRKGDTLGRTGGGKFAVLLTGAHGEEALQAAERFRSEIATARVAEDPSLSFTASFGVLPMSEAFNSAQDWLAAAQSLVERAKDAGRNRSVMDTRVSAGPATTNRNRMN, from the coding sequence ATGAACCGGACGGATGACGAACAGGGCAGGCTTGCCGCGCTGCTGCGCTACGAGGTGCTGGATACCGGGCCGGAGGAGGAGTTCGACATCGCCAGCGAACTGGCGCGGTCGATCTTTGCCGTGCCGATGGCCGCCATCGTGCTGATCGACCGCACAAGGCTGTGGTTCAAGTCGCGCCCCGGATTGCTGATCGCCCATACCCCGCGCGAAACCTCGTTCTGCGCCCAGACGATCCGCCAGATGGGCGTGATGGTGATCGAGGATGCGGCGAACGATCCGCGGTTCCGCAACAATCCCTTTGTGACCGGTTCGCCCGGCATCCGCTGCTACATGGGCGCGCCCCTGACGACCCCCGACGGCTACAACGTCGGCACCTTCTGCATCCTGGACACCATCCCGAGGGATTTCAGCGACATCGACCGCGAAGTGATGGCCGGTCTGGCCCGGCTGACGGTGTCGCATCTGGAACTGCGCATGATCTCGAACGAGGATGTGCAGACCGGGGCGACCTCGCGCCGGGGGTTCCTGAAGGTGCTTGACGACGAGCTTGAAAAGTGCAGGCGCTACCGGCTTGCGGCGTCGCTCGTGGTGTTCGACATCGACCGGCTGGGCGAACTGAACGCGGCCCACGGGCAGGCGGCGGCCAACGCGGTGATCGCGGCCGCCGCAAAGGCGGTGCGCGACGTGCTGCGCAAGGGCGACACGCTGGGCCGGACCGGCGGCGGCAAGTTCGCCGTGCTGCTGACCGGCGCGCATGGCGAGGAAGCCCTGCAGGCCGCCGAACGCTTCCGCAGCGAGATTGCGACTGCCAGGGTTGCCGAAGACCCGTCGCTGTCCTTTACCGCAAGCTTCGGCGTTCTGCCGATGTCGGAGGCCTTCAACTCGGCGCAGGACTGGCTGGCGGCGGCGCAGAGTCTGGTGGAGCGCGCCAAGGATGCCGGCCGCAACCGCAGCGTGATGGACACCAGGGTGTCGGCCGGGCCCGCGACGACCAACCGGAACCGGATGAACTGA